The Tubulanus polymorphus chromosome 1, tnTubPoly1.2, whole genome shotgun sequence genome contains a region encoding:
- the LOC141914906 gene encoding uncharacterized protein LOC141914906, whose translation MYSFSLLIFLIHSTFPIAALGSLPHCHKELDDKKDNGYYYNDDDVYRDALYPDNTGKIQIEFSEWQLVTGIRMKGSGTQFIEKFQVSYSLGCTWFTDLLDSNGDQQIFRGNRDHDTWTTTLFPEVFKARCVKIIVEKQDKPAAANIVLLGCGEDKNICHRTGPNLFDKTLFPDSVFTGSDAGTDSDHSPAHARYGAKNSWIPRKAEGSWVQIELPYELILTGVKIQSDSDSNRKRVQLFTIGYSRNCENFHQIKISPTSPTTKIFNGPTWFRPDKDITFRYPIRAVCVRLYPVRYPYNTAAVRFGLIGCGTVPGFESVKNIQGGDQCGISYHSDSSAISVAKRIVNGSPVVHGQWPWIASLRILNSRHECGGTLIAPQWVLSAAHCFQEKLFRGGRSMNNPDIWSIRVGEHNQKLNEGTEIEVNISKIINHPLADMSKGYMNDIALVKLVRPVYLTPFINVACLPNEKSVFDSSSECRVAGWGDLSSSRYLRPDLLQHVSLTLMDHVQCEARYRTNGKNIEILPNMICGYSKNAEKVGDACQGDSGGGLICRDGASWVLVGIVSFGESCADVKYPGVYTKIESHLEWIFDEMKTN comes from the exons ATGTATTCGTTCAGCTTGTTG atatttttaatccattcaaCATTTCCTATCGCAGCATTAG GCAGTTTACCGCATTGTCACAAAGAACTAGATGATAAGAAGGATAATGGATACTACTACAATGACGATGATGTCTATCGTGATGCGCTGTATCCGGATAATACCGGTAAAATACAG ATTGAATTTTCCGAATGGCAATTAGTGACAGGAATAAGAATGAAAGGATCCGGGACCCAATTTATCGAAAAGTTTCAGGTTTCTTACAGTTTAGGTTGTACCTGGTTTACAGATTTACTGGACAGTAATGGCGACCAGCAG ATATTTCGAGGAAACCGTGATCATGACACTTGGACAACTACGTTATTTCCAGAAGTTTTTAAAGCTCGATGTGTGAAGATTATCGTTGAGAAACAAGATAAACCTGCAGCAGCGAACATCGTCCTACTTGGTTGTGGAGAGG atAAGAACATATGTCACAGAACGGGTCCAAACCTGTTTGATAAAACACTCTTCCCAGATTCAGTTTTTACTGGGTCCGATGCAGGAACCGATTCAGATCACAGTCCAGCGCATGCCCGATACGGTGCGAAAAATTCGTGGATTCCACGAAAGGCCGAGGGATCATGGGTTCAGATAGAATTGCCGTACGAATTGATTTTGACCGGAGTCAAAATCCAGTCAGACTCAGATTCCAACAGGAAGCGTGTTCAGCTATTCACTATCGGATACAGCAGGAATTGTGAAAATTTccatcaaatcaaaatttcacCGACTTCTCCTACAACAAAG ATATTCAATGGGCCAACCTGGTTTCGGCCGGATAAGGATATCACGTTCCGGTATCCCATCCGAGCCGTTTGCGTTCGACTCTATCCAGTTAGATATCCCTACAATACTGCTGCTGTGCGCTTTGGTTTAATTGGCTGCG GTACGGTGCCCGGATTTGAGTCTGTTAAGA atATTCAAGGAGGTGACCAATGCGGTATTTCTTATCACTCCGACTCATCAGCGATATCTGTAGCGAAACGAATTGTCAATGGTTCTCCGGTCGTCCATGGTCAGTGGCCTTGGATTGCGTCACTCAGGATCCTCAACTCAAGACACGAGTGTGGTGGTACTCTGATCGCACCACAGTGGGTCCTGTCAGCAGCTCATTGCTTCCA AGAGAAATTGTTTCGCGGTGGACGGTCAATGAATAATCCTGATATATGGAGTATAAGGGTCGGCGAACATAATCAAAAACTGAACGAGGGCACAGAGATTGAAGTGAACATCAGCAAAATCATCAACCACCCTTTAGCCG ATATGAGTAAAGGTTATATGAATGATATAGCACTGGTGAAACTGGTCAGGCCAGTTTATTTGACGCCGTTTATCAACGTAGCATGTTTACCGAATGAGAAATCAGTTTTTGACAGTTCAAGCGAATGCCGAGTGGCTGGTTGGGGAGACTTGTCCAGCAGTAGATATC TACGACCAGATCTACTTCAACACGTTTCTCTGACTTTAATGGACCACGTGCAATGTGAAGCACGATATAGGACTAACggaaaaaatatcgaaatattgCCAAACATGATTTGTGGATACTCAAAGAATGCAGAAAAAGTTGGGGACGCATGTCAG GGTGATTCAGGCGGCGGGTTAATCTGCAGGGACGGTGCAAGTTGGGTATTAGTTGGAATTGTGTCATTCGGAGAAAGTTGTGCCGATGTTAAGTACCCCGGTGTCTATACGAAAATCGAATCACATCTTGAGTggattttcgatgaaatgaaGACGAATTAG